One genomic segment of Nonomuraea coxensis DSM 45129 includes these proteins:
- a CDS encoding DUF937 domain-containing protein, giving the protein MTPYDELLDQQLLEQLGRPGLAQTAAMLGTDEDKARDVIQAVTGIVIGGLARNVQYPDGADALAGALEDHVDADPFDGDVASLTRDGHSILGHVLGGQGTEVAATGLGRLFGVDTGAMMKLLPLVAPMVMYLLATRANGRHLDADALVDDLERERAALPERRRELLDELLDHIFGPGPGRPGIYGGLPGTSLPDW; this is encoded by the coding sequence GTGACGCCGTACGACGAACTCCTCGACCAGCAACTGCTCGAACAGCTCGGGCGGCCGGGCCTGGCGCAGACGGCCGCCATGCTCGGCACCGACGAGGACAAGGCGCGCGACGTCATCCAGGCCGTCACCGGCATCGTCATCGGCGGCCTCGCCCGCAACGTGCAGTACCCCGACGGGGCCGACGCCCTGGCCGGCGCGCTGGAGGACCACGTCGACGCCGACCCCTTCGACGGCGACGTCGCCTCGCTCACCCGCGACGGCCACAGCATCCTCGGCCACGTGCTCGGCGGGCAGGGCACCGAGGTCGCGGCGACCGGGCTCGGCCGGCTGTTCGGCGTCGACACCGGCGCCATGATGAAGCTGCTGCCGCTCGTGGCCCCCATGGTGATGTACCTGCTGGCCACCCGGGCGAACGGCCGCCACCTCGACGCCGACGCCCTGGTCGACGACCTCGAACGCGAGCGCGCCGCCCTGCCGGAGCGGCGCCGCGAACTCCTCGACGAACTGCTCGACCACATCTTCGGCCCCGGCCCCGGCCGTCCCGGCATCTACGGCGGACTGCCCGGAACGTCCCTTCCCGACTGGTGA